From the Thermodesulfovibrionales bacterium genome, the window GAAGAATCCGATCAACAAGGATGATATTGTGGATATTGTGAGCGGCGGCAACGACTATTCGGTATTTGACCTCGTGGACGCTGTGAAGGATCGGGACGCCGGACGGGTCTTCAGGATCGCGAAGGCCCTTCAGGAGAGCGCCGACTCGTACAGTCTCCTCGGCGCGATCAACTGGCACTACAGTCGTCTGTCTCAGCGGGATAAGGGGAAGAGGGGCTATTATGACAGGGTCTTCGGTCTCCTCCACGAAGCGGACCTGCGCATAAAGACGTCGGGGGGGACCTTTCCTATGGAATACCTTCTTATCAGGCTACTTCGGATTTGAAAACGGTGTTGGCAAGCTTCGCGAGGCGGGATACCTTTCTCGAAGCGGTGTTCCTGTGTATTACGCCTTTTGAGGCAGCTTTCGTGATGGTCTTCGTCGCTTCCGCAAATATCTTTTGGAGCTCTTCCCTGTTCTTGTTCGCAACAGCGGTCTCCACCTTCTTTGTGATCGTCTTTATCGCCGTCTTCACGGCCTTATTACGGAGCCTGTTCTTTTCCGCCTGACGGTCTCTCTTCAGTGCGGAGAGATTCTTTTTTGGTGCTGATTTTCCGGCCAAAGTATCCTCCTCTGTGATGGTTTATACGTCTGAGCGAGCACTAAAATAGCATAACCCCACCGGGAAAATCAATCGCGCTTCTTCATTTCGTCGTCGTTGTGGTAAAATCTCCTGTATGAAACGCTATAGGCCGGTCTCGCTGAAGAAGATAAAGACGTACCCCCTCTGTTCAAGGAGGTCCAGAGTCGAGATCGAATCGGCCGCTCTCCCCCATGAGAGCGGCGGCTCGTTCAGGGCCTTCCTCGAAGGACTCCCCTCCTTTCTCGCTGCCTCCGACCTGAAAGCGGTAATCCGGGCTGTTGTCCGGGCGAGAAAGAATGACAGGCCCGTGTTGCTCGGCATGGGAGCCCACCCCATAAAGGTCGGACTCTCCCCGGTCATCATCGACTTGATGAAAAGGGGAATCATCACCGGGATTTCGACGAACGGCGCCTGCATCATCCATGATTTCGAACTCTCCCTTTCCGGGAGGACTTCAGAGGACGTCGCGACGGAACTCTGCACCGGAAGGTTCGGCATGGCGAAAGAGACGGGCAGAGAATTGAATGCCGCCATCCGCAGGGGCGTCTCAAAAGGCTATGGTATCGGAAGGTCCGTCGGGGAATACATCTTTAAATCGAAAAACAGGTTCAGGGATAAGAGTATCTTCTCCGAGGGCTTCAGACTCGGTCTCCCCCTCACCGTCCATGTCGCGCTCGGGACCGACATCATCCATATGCATCCGCAGGCCGACGGTGCCATGATCGGCGAGGGGAGCCTGACGGACTTCAGATTGCTCGCATCGATAGTCAGTGACCTGGAGGGAGGAGTCTTCATGAACCTCGGTTCGGCGGTTATTCTCCCTGAGGTCTTCCTTAAGGCACTGACGATAGCGAGAAACCTCGGCAACAGGGTCGAGGAGATCACGACGGTGAATATGGATTTCATCCAGCATTACCGGCCGAGGGAGAACGTACTGAGACGGCCGACCCTGAAGAAGGGGAGATCCTATGCGCTGACGGGGCATCATGAGATAATGCTCCCGCTCCTCGCGGCGGGGATTATTGAGGAGACGGCATGAAGGTTATCGTCGACATCGATCTCTGCATCGGATGCGGAAGATGCGAAGAGATATGCCCGGCGGTCTTTCACCTCAATGAAGAGATCGGCAAATCAGAGGTGATAGACGAGGAGGCCTGCGAGTATGTCGGCTGCTGCGAGGCGGCAGAGGAAAATTGCCCTGTTGACGCGATCACCATCGAAGAGTAGGGCAGGGCGATCACCCCAAAGCGACAGCATGCGTCTTCTCCTACCAAGCCGGCCTTTCGCGATTCGCATCGGGGCGAAAAGCTCTCTTCTGAGAGATGAGTGATTTTGCCATCCAGAGGGTCTGGCCTCTCCTCAAGAAACAGGTGAGCGATCTCAGCGTGCCCTGGCTCGATGTTGTTGCGGCACGCGAGAGGGACCCTTTCAAGATACTCGTCTCCTGTATCCTCAGCCTGAGGACTCAGGACAAAACTACCGGGGTAGCCTCCGAGAGACTCTTCGCCCTCGCGTCGAAACCTGAAGCTATGGCCTCACTGAGTCTGAACAAGATTAGGAACGCCATCTATCCGGTAGGGTTCTATAATGTCAAGGCGAAGACGATAAAGGCCCTGAGCGGGACAATAATGCGTGACTACGACGGAAGAGTCCCGGACAGCATCGACGAACTCCTAAAGTTAAAAGGCGTCGGCAGGAAGACGGCAAACCTCGTAATCACTCTCGGTTTCAACAAGGACGGAATCTGCGTCGATACCCATGTCCATAGAATCACGAACAGATGGGGATACGTGAAGACGAGATCACCGAAAGAAACCGAATTCGCGCTTCGGGGAAAACTCCCGAGAAGATACTGGAAAGAGATAAACGGGCTCCTCGTAGCATTCGGTCAGCAGATCTGCAAGCCCCTTTCCCCCTTTTGCACGAGATGCGACATCGAGGGCTTTTGTGCAAAGGCCGGCGTCACCAGAAGCCGATAATTCCTCTTCCGAGAGGGAAAAATCTCTCCTAGATCAGACCGAATTCCTTCAGGGTCTTCTTGAGTTTTTCCCTGTTCGCCTCTGACATCTCGCAGAGAGGAAGGCGGAATTCTTCCTTTATCTTCCCCATCATGGCCAAGGCGGTTTTTGCCGGAATAGGGTTCGTCTCGATGAACATTGCCGAGTTGATCGGCTCGAGCCTGAAGTGAAGTGACCTCGCCTTGTCATAGTCGCCCTTGAGCCAGAATCTGCACATGTCAGAGACTTCACGCGGTGCTACATTCGCAGATACGGAGATCACCCCTTTCCCTCCGAGGGCAAGGAGAGGGAGGGTGGTAAAGTCGTCGCCGGAGATGACGGAGATCCTCTCCCCACACAATCTGATGACTTCGCTCACCTGTTTCATGTCGCCAGTCGCCTCTTTGATGGCAACGATATTCTTAACCTCGGCAAGCCTCGCTACCGTCTGGGGCAGGACGTTTACGGCGGTTCTTCCCGGCACGTTGTAGAGAACGATCGGGATATCGACGGCATCTGCCA encodes:
- the nth gene encoding endonuclease III; this encodes MSDFAIQRVWPLLKKQVSDLSVPWLDVVAARERDPFKILVSCILSLRTQDKTTGVASERLFALASKPEAMASLSLNKIRNAIYPVGFYNVKAKTIKALSGTIMRDYDGRVPDSIDELLKLKGVGRKTANLVITLGFNKDGICVDTHVHRITNRWGYVKTRSPKETEFALRGKLPRRYWKEINGLLVAFGQQICKPLSPFCTRCDIEGFCAKAGVTRSR
- a CDS encoding ferredoxin, which encodes MKVIVDIDLCIGCGRCEEICPAVFHLNEEIGKSEVIDEEACEYVGCCEAAEENCPVDAITIEE
- the dapA gene encoding 4-hydroxy-tetrahydrodipicolinate synthase, which translates into the protein MFKGSIVAIVTPFKKGKVDEKALGELIEWHIASGTNAIVPCGTTGESATLDYDEHYRVIEITINAASKRIPVIAGTGANATDETIMITKKAKSLGADGALLVSPYYNKPTQEGLYRHYKAVADAVDIPIVLYNVPGRTAVNVLPQTVARLAEVKNIVAIKEATGDMKQVSEVIRLCGERISVISGDDFTTLPLLALGGKGVISVSANVAPREVSDMCRFWLKGDYDKARSLHFRLEPINSAMFIETNPIPAKTALAMMGKIKEEFRLPLCEMSEANREKLKKTLKEFGLI
- the rpsT gene encoding 30S ribosomal protein S20; amino-acid sequence: MAGKSAPKKNLSALKRDRQAEKNRLRNKAVKTAIKTITKKVETAVANKNREELQKIFAEATKTITKAASKGVIHRNTASRKVSRLAKLANTVFKSEVA